In Coffea eugenioides isolate CCC68of unplaced genomic scaffold, Ceug_1.0 ScVebR1_1569;HRSCAF=2440, whole genome shotgun sequence, the following proteins share a genomic window:
- the LOC113755553 gene encoding GDSL esterase/lipase 2-like, with protein MTKEYRIKLKLANSCSQLCLVVVLVVLASLTIPADCFHHDDHYPEAIAALFVFGDSLIDPGNNNYINTSTGFQANFPPYGESFFKYPSGRFCDGRVITDFIAEYAKLPFIPPYLQIGYQYQLAYGANFASAGAGALVETYPGSVVDLKTQLWHFNEAEKLLISNIGRRGAERIVSNSVYLFSIGANDYFSDSRKSNIFKSFTPEDYVAMVVGNITAALEEIYKKGGRKFGVVNMPPLGCAPVYRAADLAAGGTGECNGQMTALAKLHNVLLSKGLEHLQKQLKSFRYSYFDFFAVFVDLFDNPSKYGFKEVKSACCGSGPFRGTNSCGGRWGIKEYELCGNPQDYSFFDSVHPTQAANQQFAELIWAGPSNVTGPYNLKSLFQLSL; from the exons ATGACGAAAGAATATAGAATTAAGCTTAAACTTGCTAATTCGTGTAGCCAACTCTGCTTAGTAGTAGTATTAGTTGTCCTTGCAAGTCTAACAATCCCAGCGGATTGTTTCCATCATGATGACCATTATCCGGAAGCCATTGCTGCTCTCTTCGTCTTTGGTGATTCACTTATTGATCCTGGGAATAACAACTACATCAACACAAGTACAGGTTTCCAGGCCAACTTTCCCCCATACGGAGAATCATTCTTCAAATATCCATCGGGAAGGTTTTGCGACGGCCGTGTAATTACGGATTTTATTG CTGAATACGCAAAGCTCCCTTTCATTCCACCTTATCTCCAAATTGGCTACCAATATCAGTTGGCTTATGGTGCAAACTTTGCATCTGCTGGCGCTGGTGCTCTAGTTGAAACCTATCCCGGATCG GTTGTCGACCTTAAAACGCAGTTGTGGCATTTCAACGAGGCTGAAAAACTATTGATTTCGAATATCGGTAGAAGAGGAGCAGAACGAATCGTATCCAATTCTGTGTACTTGTTTAGCATAGGGGCAAATGATTACTTCAGCGATTCAAGAAAATCCAACATATTTAAGTCGTTTACCCCAGAGGATTATGTAGCAATGGTGGTTGGCAACATTACAGCTGCTCTCGAg GAAATATACAAGAAAGGTGGGAGAAAATTTGGAGTTGTAAATATGCCGCCTCTAGGCTGTGCACCAGTCTATAGAGCTGCCGATTTGGCTGCTGGAGGGACTGGAGAGTGCAATGGACAGATGACAGCTTTGGCCAAGTTACACAATGTCTTACTTTCCAAAGGACTCGAGCACCTGCAGAAGCAGCTCAAAAGCTTTAGATATTCATATTTTGACTTTTTCGCTGTTTTTGTCGATTTATTTGACAATCCATCAAAATACG GCTTTAAGGAAGTGAAGAGTGCATGCTGCGGCAGTGGTCCTTTCCGAGGAACAAACAGCTGCGGAGGGAGGTGGGGAATAAAAGAATACGAGCTTTGTGGCAATCCACAAGATTATTCCTTCTTTGACTCCGTTCATCCAACTCAAGCTGCCAACCAGCAGTTCGCGGAGCTCATCTGGGCTGGACCCTCCAATGTTACTGGCCCTTATAATCTCAAGTCACTTTTTCAGCTTTCACTGTAA